The region GAATAAATGATTtgtgtgaaaataaaaaatctgtgCTCGGAAAAATGGTCCCTTAACATTCAACTATCTAGGgaaacaggaaaatttaaaatagatatCCCATTGAGAATGAAATGATATATCTAAATGATAATCGAGGATAAAAACACCGGTCAGTGTTATAGAACACGTTATTTTTCCAGACTACTCCCCCGGCTTCTCTTCTGACATAGTATATTTCCTTACTCATCCTTTGTTGAGACATCAAGAGTTGGTAATACCAATGTCCCCATCCTGCATGTTCTCGAACAAATAACCACCCATGAACAGATTTACCACTACAATACAAAGCATCTTCAATTTATTCCAGTCCCTATTTTCGTATTTGGAGCTCTTTCAGTTAATATTTAGAGGTGAACTGCACGGTCATCTAGCAATAACAAAAGATTTAGCTGTGATTACATATCAGTTTTTGACCAATTCAGTGATATGgctaattgaaaaaatacatttgtttaTCCTGGTAGTGATCGCTATGTTGCTACTCCTAAACCACGACAATTGGGCCTTGGGAGAGACTATTACAGGGGCCTTTTGCTAATGTTTGGTTATGGTCTCGACAATCAGTTTGTTAGGTTGTTTCGCTGTACATTACCTCTTGGTATAAAATGTATATTGTACCGGTTGCCATAGATTTTGCGTCCTTTACACAACATGATTGGGACTCTGGGATgcattttaaagaaattgtaTCACAAAGCCTCAGGTCTGGCTTGCGATCCCTCGGcgattaaatacatttaatacattaattaaatacattattttagCTTTTGCAAACATTGCTTTGGTTAtactattttcaaataattgtgaATTTTGATCTAGTGTTTGAATTGTCAATTTATATAAGGTCCTGTAGGATTTATCAAAATAGAAATTGTAGAATTgaattccatttactttacatTCAAGAGATGAAAGACCAAACATTCCACATTGATGGGGAGAATTTTTCCGTGATCCAACGGCACTAACACTTTTTACAAAagccaaagcaagttttgaagaaattttaccGTTGATAAATGATGAATCTGTGTAGGTACGTGTACCCTGTAGCGATATGTCTTTGATTCGTAATAGCATAAGGAAAGGgcaatttaatattatttccaCTAGCTCTTAATTCCTCAATTGCCAAAGCAACAGAAGTCATACCTTGTTGTTTTTGTTCACGAATTGTTTCcgaggagagagagagactgtCGCATCGGGTGCAGCTCCAACTTCTttttatcagttgaaaaaacttgttttactaTTTGATTTCTACTCGTTTTTATTCAGTAATGgtgggaaatccccccccccttcatggaaaagtgctggcaaaaatacaaaattccacatttttgtaaataggagcttgaaacatctacaatagagttcttttcacgctgaatctgatggtgtgattttcattaagatcctatgacttttaaaggggcgtttctccctttttcaaaaataaggcaaattttctcaggctcgttacttttgatgggtaagattaaacttgatgttgcttatacatttaaaatcattgaaaaatttaattcttttgacgtaCCTAATGATATCTAAgttccatttcttagagtttcggttactgttgaaccgagtcgctccttacttatgcACGAAAGCATGCTCTTCTTGCGGAAAAGATAGTTTATTCTGAGCAATTACGATTTTtcggaaagaaaataaaaccaagTGCCCTATTTAtcttagaagtttttttttagaatttgcttTAAAGAGTTGAATTTAAGGGGATGGTATCCCTCCTTGGAATTAAAGCAATCCTTGGTATTacattaaaacgaaaaataaataaaataaagaaaagcaatttttttcaaatggaagtaaagaatgacaaaaattgaaactaacagaaattgttTCGCAACTGAGTGAAGTTGCACTCCTAATTaaaactctttacgctaaagtcttaatTTCCGTCCACTATGTTTTAAGAGCGACTGTCAAACTGGAATGggactaaaaatatttttcaaaattccccaaaaagggaaaaacttaGCAATTAGCATTCGCTTTaagcaacagttttttttagctcagTTGTTTTAAAGTCTAATCGGTGGATATACACTTTTAATTAGCTATTAGCTGCATATGTTGCATTCATTAATGCTTTTGGCATAGCACTAAAAACATTTGCGTAAGGAGTTTGGAGGTGAAGtggattatgaaaaataaagtctTTCTTATACAGAAAAAGTCAAGTTTGTCTTTGGGAAGAATATCAGCCCTATCTAATAAAGTCCCAGCCAAAATCATGAAGTTAGCTGTAAAGATCTGAACAAGAAATTAGTCCAACTTTGTGCACttctctttgtttttacttttcctATACATTAGGCTGATAGTAAAAGCGCCATTCCAACCAAAAGGACAATATTGGTATTGTGTATTTGTGTACATTTTCCTACTAGTGTATACCCTGCCCATTAACAAAGCCGTCATTATTTTATAAGCAATAAAAGAGAATGGGGAACAATATAAGAATTTGTATGGTTTTAGCAAAGTTCAAGCTGGATTCAAATAAACCAATGCCTTTATTAGAAATCCAAATTTAGATAAATCAATATTAGgccaaagtgaaaaaaagaaggatgtAAAAAGTAATGATGCAAAAATAAAGATGTAAAGATGTGAATAACGAAAGTTCTGGGTGTTTCTTCACAGTTGAAAAACGtttggaaaaatataaagacAAGTTTAAGAACCAAAACTAGAATTTCGGAAACTACAATGATGACAGTAGTCAAGTATAGTTCTGAAACGTGGGTGCTTTGGAACAGTGAAGAGgatttgttagatttttttggAGGTATTGTCAACAGATATTTTTGCGTATCTGTTCTACTGACCGTATATCAAACAACAAGCTGTGCAAAATGGTGTTCTATCCCATTTTCTAGGGCTGTAAAAAGAATAATCTTGAGATAGCGTTTGGTGAATGAATAATGGCAGATTGtcaaatattgttctttttgcCCACCGGTCTAGGGCCAATGAAAAGCATCCTCATCTCCAAATGGGCTTGGAAGTGGTTTACCAAAGGGaatgaaattggaacttctGCGGGCTGGGTCAAACGTGAAGCTTTGAATgaattgggatggagaaggagcgtgcgcaTCTTTAAAGTGTGTCACTAGTAGTATtagaattttcaatattaaacaTCTATTGAATAATCAATTGTTTAGTACCCCTTTATATTGAGACAGCTGCGCAATAGTAAATTCTGAAGTTAACctaaattatgagaaaaaaaattttcttaatatgaAAAGGTATATGACGattctttttaagctttaaagATACCTCTGTAAAGCAATAACAATAAAGCAATTGGTTGACAGTTATTAATATTAGTTAAACTTTCTTTCCTTTAGAGAATAATAGCATTGCAATTTATAGGCATCAGGACATAATATGTCAAAAACATAAAGAGCACATTTGCAGCATCGACTTAAAAATTccactattttaaataaattgatgcACAAATGTGATATAAATATGATATAATagcatattattatataaattataactaaaatatttaaattttttaggaactaaaatattgaataataaaaaataaaatgttataatttttataaattataataaaaataatatgtaaaataatatataaaatatataaaagtaataCTAAACGTACTACACAGTTGACACAGCAGGTAGGCTCTGCACTGATCTCAGATGGTCATAGCtagatttcttttattttcgtttaaaatGCTAGTCTccttaaacataaaatttcggAAAGGATCAGAATTTTTGCAACTTTGTTTCTGATAGTAACTTAGACCTAGATCAGTCGACTTACGCTAATTTGGTAAGACAAAACGCTACctataaatatatttcatttctaTTTCTAGAGCAATCTGGCAGAAAATATCCCATTGAAGATCAAAACAAAGGCATGTGGCCGAATCAAGTGAAGTTACCAGAGTTGTCTTTAAAACACCTACAGATACCCATAAGgtctaataaaaagaaagagccGGCGAAGCTAATGACAAAACCGTCGGAGAAGAAGAAGCTAAAATACTGCCAGTGCTTGAAACTAGAAATTGAGGTACCACACGAAAAAGAGACGATGGAATCATTGTTTGAATTATGCTATATAGGATACACAGATGCCAAGAATATAGACAGTTTGGTTGATGCCCTCCTTGAGTATGAAATTGATAGTCCGATTCAAGATATAGCAGAAAAAGCTATTGACAGCTTAAAACCATTCACTGTagaaaatttactgaaaaaagctAGACGATTGTTACAAGGAGAAGTAGATAGCGAAGTTGCTAAAACAATAATGAGGAAGGTTAAAACCCGAAAAGATTTCCCTAAGTTCACTAAACACTTACCTCTGAAAATGTTAATAGAGTACATAGATGACAATGAACTGACATCTGAGGATCAAAATACAATCATTGTAGATCGGCTAGAAAACGTGGATGACCAAGAAAAACAGgttgagaaaaacaaaattaaccaACTAATCGACAATCTAGATCTTGAAAGAATGAATTGCTCTGAACTTGAAAGACTAACTAATGTTTTAGCCCAGCGTCAGATTGATACCAGAACAGTACTTCAAAAGGTGATGCAAATGAGTTTAAAGGGAACTGGAAAGTGTCATTCGGCATGTGGAGAATGTCTTCGAGAGTACCTGTACAATACCAAGTTCCACTACGAACCGGGACAATGGAACACGACAACGCTACTGAAACCTCAAAGTATTAAGGGACAGGAGGCCATGCTTGGATCATTTTTGATAGATGAAGAAGAATTTATCACGGTGTTCCAACGGGATGCCCTGTCTTCAGATGACAGCTGTGTAGATGGACTTGTATTGTACAGACAGACTAAAGGCAACCGGCTAAACCCTGTTGCAGAATCTGAATTTGATATGGAAATCATCATTGATCCAAAAGGCAAAGATACTCATGACTGTCCTCTCAGAAATCGTCTAAGATATAAATTTGACCATAGAGCTAGCACATATAAGtggaacacaaaaattgacTTTGGGCAGCCACAAGACGTATACATCAAAATGAATCCCGTCAAGTAATAGATTTATATTCACTGTAccattttgtttgtgaaaaagaataaatattaaacaagAACTTCATCACATTGTGGAAGATAGTCTCTTCTCCTCACAAGATAATACACATTAAtacgttatattttttttatctatcatCAAAATAGAAGAATAAATTCAGCGAATCATAATCTACATTCTTAATAACAAAGGCTTTTATGCATGCCTTCAGGGTTGTATCAGAGAGGAGGATGGGTTACCGgttcccctcccccctgaaatttttgtcagACATGTAAAACATACAagaatgtatataaataaattttgatgtgttttataaagttttttgtcCCCTCCCCTTAAAGAAATGCCCGTCTCcaaacaaaaatcttatatacaCCTTTGCATGCTTTGGAGCCAAAACACTtttaaaatgattagaaatactaaatatgattttaaaactaatagaaGAGACTTTGTGTGTATTTGTAGAAAATTCTTTTCTGATGTTACGGGTTCTTTCTTCTGTGAATATTGGAGCTGAACTTTCAGGGAAGTTTAATAGACGAAATGACATAGGCAGTAGCATTGGCTGCTTAGATACGGGAagcaaaagtcaaaaataaatcttactTAGTCAGTTGTAATCGTACAGCCTACGCTGTTGCTTTTTTCAGAAACCaaaaagacaattttaattGGTCGAATGCAGTATTTTCTTGTGGTATTTCTGTTATTTTCCATAGCACCAAAGTTCTCTTTAGGAATGGGCGCCTTAGTCCTTTATTACTATGGTTAAACCGCTGTTGACGTTAGTTATATTTCTACtagatataagaaaaaaaattagaatgttgcaaaaaagaaatatttctgtCTATGGCTGTAAAAAGAAGTAGAGTTTATGAGGTTTTGAGTATGTCTGTATCATAGTCTTCAGTGAATAGTAATTCctctatttaatttaaatttgaatctatttactAAATCTAAAATTCCCAAAATATAGGTACACTTGCACACTCCGGAACAAATGccacagaaaaagaaaacacaacagacaataaaaagaaatacaaggaaaaaaaacatttagaaaagacATCCTGAGCGTTTGGAGTAAAAAAAGCGTGCACAACGAAGGTAAGGGAAGAATGGTAATattataggaaaaagaaaatctagaaCTTGAAATTAgggaaatgaaaattatattgcaaaaacaaaacttgaactTGGATTCAAAAGGCCTGCAAATGTTTACAACATCTGTGATCCATAATCACAGTAGGATGCTGAAGATAGGTACAGACGGAACGCCCACATTTGGGCACTAAAGCTCACCTATACGAATCAAAAGCACTGACTTACATAAATAGCCAGCTGTCCAGACAGGTATCTGACGCTTTTGGGTAAATGACCTAGATATTCCTGTCAGGACATGATTAGCAGTTATTCAATCTTAAGTTAATAAAGAGCAATATTCAATGCTTAGTCATGacaattatatgaataaaaaatttatcttttgaaaatgttgtttactattggggtatgcataatgttaaaattaataaagctatatatattttaagcaatgataTAACGTCCCTTGGTCAACCATGTCCCAATCTCCACGGCAACAATTTCCCCTCTCCCGGGAGGTTTTGTTCTCccccttttttgtaatttgatttttttaaacttttttctttcacttagaattttttcaactttttttcttatcttaaaATGACGTAAGATATACTTAAGAAAACTCGcttgtaatatttttgaatacaaAATGAAGATGATATCGATATGTTAGTCGTGATTTttcttattagaaaaaaaatatttgtagtgagatttttttttggactttgaatttttgaacttttggGCTAATAACAGCTAGTTATGTCGTGTGTTTTTTTGGAAGGGTGTCATATGATCATAGCTTGTGATATTGATAAACATTTTAGGCAAGTATTCCCAAATCTTACGTAATAATACCAAAGTCTTGTCTGATACTATCAAATTTATTGTACTAAATTTTCGCCTGATGTAATAAGaatcctttttttcattacCGAAACAATATGCGGTATTATCAAATGAGCCTACAGAGACAGATAAAGAGACACGTGAGCAGTCGCTCAGACAtacaggcacagagagtgaaagagacaaaacacatacaaacaaataGACtaagacatacaaacagacactgggacaagcaAGCGCCCGCCCAGACAAACAAGCAGAGAGactgagagagacaaaaca is a window of Artemia franciscana chromosome 7, ASM3288406v1, whole genome shotgun sequence DNA encoding:
- the LOC136028983 gene encoding uncharacterized protein LOC136028983, whose translation is MKVFLGIIFSLAWVTCHSIYLESKTRKCNLYISLEKHRKSDEFTDVIFYTTDNLNVTAHRVVLSAESPGFKKIFEIAEEEEEGEDPDNDFEMIADQPMINPKGLNEGTTVRRQLSKVVKSMRKRTSSSNIEQSGRKYPIEDQNKGMWPNQVKLPELSLKHLQIPIRSNKKKEPAKLMTKPSEKKKLKYCQCLKLEIEVPHEKETMESLFELCYIGYTDAKNIDSLVDALLEYEIDSPIQDIAEKAIDSLKPFTVENLLKKARRLLQGEVDSEVAKTIMRKVKTRKDFPKFTKHLPLKMLIEYIDDNELTSEDQNTIIVDRLENVDDQEKQVEKNKINQLIDNLDLERMNCSELERLTNVLAQRQIDTRTVLQKVMQMSLKGTGKCHSACGECLREYLYNTKFHYEPGQWNTTTLLKPQSIKGQEAMLGSFLIDEEEFITVFQRDALSSDDSCVDGLVLYRQTKGNRLNPVAESEFDMEIIIDPKGKDTHDCPLRNRLRYKFDHRASTYKWNTKIDFGQPQDVYIKMNPVK